Below is a genomic region from Molothrus aeneus isolate 106 chromosome 5, BPBGC_Maene_1.0, whole genome shotgun sequence.
TGCTCTGCATAGCATCTTTTCTTTGGAAAACCAAGCCAGGAGGCTGAGCATGGCAGTTTTCAGCAGCCCAAGAGCTTAGAGTGCAGGAAAGGGAGCCTGAGGAAAGCAGACCATGCATCTTGCCAGACAGGAGTCTGGGATGGAGTGTCCCATTTGCTTCGTGTAAAACCAAATAGTCCTGGTATGTAAATTGGTGATAGAACATACAAGTCTTCTCCGCTTCAACAGGAGCATGAGAGGTTTGAATACAAGCATTGCATTTCTATTCTAATCATGGAATGCAGTTACTTAGTGGCAGAAACTGACAGCTAAAATGGGGAGGTGGATGCAGAATTCCTTTtttagaaggattttttttgctaCACATTTAACTCTTCAGTAACTGTGAGGATACCTTTAATACTCTTCTACTGAAAAAGCAGAGCTCATGACAAGTGCTTAACATTAATAAAAAGCTGTAACCATCTGTTAATACTAAACTAGAGCAAAAGGGTGGATTTTACTATTCATTCCAATTCCCCAACACACAGGGGAAGCTGGTTTATGTTGACTGAGTACACTGAAAAAACATTTCCCATTAAGCGAATTAGAATAACATGCTAAGAGAAAAGCccaacatttaaaaatctcaagCCAAGGTGCTCCTATGACAATTCCAGTAATGCCACACAAGCATACATAGACATTAAAATACCAGGCTTGGAGAgcaatgcagcagcagctgggctctcaAAAGCATCTTAATCTCCAGTATTTCTTCCAGCTCCACTCCAAACTGCTTTACAAACACATGAAACAACAGCTCAGGGCTGTACTCACACTGGTTGGGTCAGTTTGTACCCACAGCCTCATTCCATTACTTGCATCTCTTCCAAAGGACAGAATGAGTCTTTGTAAGACTCCTGTTGGCCCATCCCACATTTACTCAGAATTTACTTTTTGTCCTTGGGTAAAAGGACAGGATCTGAAACTTCTACACTTGATATGCACATCCTGTAGCCAAATTTTGGAAAATTACTTTCCAACTCACTTTTTTCACCCTTTCTTCCTCCAAGGCTTTCAAACTGCCTCACTTAGCTCATAATATTAGGAGTTACTCCTCTCGGCTTGTACTGTGCAAACATATGGTTGAACGACTAATCACTCAGACCCAATCTTAAAACATAAAATCCTTGATCTATATTTACAAAACACTATAAGTATTTTAAGATTCCTACATTTAGATGTACTAGTCCAGAACTACTCAGTCTCTGCATTATCTGGTAATGCAAGAGCTCAACATACCTCCATCCCCTGCCCCCataattattttggttttgacaACGTTAACTACCAGAAGGGTAAAGACTGACATGGTCCATGAACCACTGTGTTGTTCCATGTGCCTGCAGAATCCAGGATGTGAGCCTCCTTTATGTTTGAATAACCACACATTCCTCAACAGAAGAAAGATCTTCTTTACTCCTAAAACCCTACCTATCAGAATTACTatgaaaggattaaaaaaagaactGCCATCGACCCTCTGATACTACTGTTACACAAATCCCTTTGTGTATCAATCTTAACACACAGTGAAAAAATCTATTTACCCACCCAAGAAAAGGCAATTTAGAAACATGAAAATTATCAAATTCTTTCTGTTTATTGACTGCCATATGACTAGAGACCAATTTTAACGGTAAGACTTCTGGTAGCGTGCACGAGCACCAGGTCCTCCAAATTTCTTGGATTCACAACGGCGAGGATCTGCAACAAGCAGAGTCCTATCATACTGGATTAGAATATCCTTGATCTCTTTCTTGGAAGCTTCATCAACATctgttcaaaaaagaaaaaaaaaatctttagtttAAGCAGTTTCACATGGAACAAATTCTTTTTgcaacaaaacaaccaaaagcCATACACTTCCACTTAAAGCTAATAAAACAATCAAAGTTACTTACATTTTTGATAGTAAGCCACCAAAGCTTTGGAAATAGCTTGACGGATAGCtgttaaacaaaaataaaagatcaGTAACGATTGCAAATCTATTTAAAATCTAAACACAAAGTGCCAGTTATCTGAGAAATGTGCTATTTTGTTCATTGCCAAATTGTCCTTTCTCTCCTTAATATCCCCTCCCACGTAGTCCACGTGACCCTTACTTTGGCAAATCTTAAGAAATCTGTGCCAGGAGGCCACCCACAGTTCATTTGTCGATTTGACAGCTGCCAGCTAGCCAAGAAATTGCACAAGGGCTGTCAGATCACCTTCTCTCCTGAGTACTAATGTAGGTTCATCTTCTATCTACAAGCAGTCAACTTTCAAAATCTTAGAAATACAGTTCTCTGAAATGTCTATATTtttcaacaaaaacaaaattgaTTGTGTGTTGGAAGACCAAGGATGCAAAAGGGCCAAGAGGATGGTCTGAGTGCTAGAACATGGCAATACAAACAAACTAGCTCAGTAACAGTAATCAGAACTCAAACCAGGAGAATGGGAGAAACTGTCAGGATGCTGTTACACTTATCTGTGAAAATATTAACACCAGGATTTTGATGAAAACATGAATGTTCTGAAAAACACATGGTATCAAGTTTAGGCCTGAAATTCGCCTGTTTTTTATGCAGCCTCAGCTCCACTTCACTAACTACATTCAAATTAAGAGCAGAACAAATTTATCTTTTGTAAAGATGAACTCTAAGAACAGCTAATGTAAATATACTCCCAGTCTTCCCTGCAAGGAGAAAACTGCCTAGCTTTGCTCATACTGTAAAGACGTTTCTGAGCAACATAGAAATATATAACTAAGGATATAATTTCTAATGCTAAACCCCTCCTAAAATCCTTGTGCTTAGCTGCCTTTAAATTATCCTGTCAATTCACAATGTAAAGGTAGCTTCCGTGCATTTCATCAAAACTTCACTTTACTTCACTCAGCTCATTCTGTTGCAGCTTTGCACATAAAAATATAATCAACTACATTTGCACAgtggagaaagaaaagtttgGCAAGTCACTGTTCCAAACTTAAGCCTCTTAAATATGTTGCATTGGGCTGCATTGGGTCTGGCTGAGATGATTTTCCTGTGACAGGTCTCATCTGGTTTGTGTTCTGGCTACAGCCAAGCAGCGCTTGCACAGCATCAAGGCTGTGCCTACAAGATATCTCCATCACCATTGGGCTAGGAGTGGGCAAGATCTTGAGGTAACATAGCCAGGACCACTGATATCCAAACTGACCAGAAGGGATATTCCATGCCAGAGGATCTCTGCTCAGCAGTAAAACCAAAGGAAGAGCAACTGCTACAGGTATTGAGGCCCCACTTCCTGGGAAGTGGTTGAACATTGCCTGCTGATGGAAGCCCTTAGTTTTCCCTTGCTTCAGTGCACAGCCTTTACTTTTACTTTATTAATCTGCATTCATGTTGACCCACAAGGTTTTTCCATCTTactttctcccctctcctcaTCAAGATAAGGAGAGGAGTGATAGAGCAGCttggtgggcactgggcacccAGCCAGTGTCAACTCATCACAGTGGCTTTACCTGCTCCAGCCCACCCCAGAGATCCCACCCAAAACCTTACCATAGATCTGTGCTACGTGGCCACCACCCTTCACACGGACTCTGATGTCAACACCAGCAAACCGTTCCTTCCCCAGGAGGAGGACAGGTTCAAGCAGCTGGGaaacaaagcacaaagaaaattcATTTGTAACGAGGATCAGAGCTTGTAGTGGCTTTACCAAATGTGATGTCATTGAATCTTCTGAAAAATGGAGCCTTGATTTTAAAAGCACACACCCAGGTCAAGTACACCTCCTGCAGAGTTCTCTGACATCTACTAGTACTGTCATAAGACATATTTACTGAAGTCTTTGGTTTATTTAAGTTTCAAACATCTTAGTAGCAAAGCACATGTAAATGAGGATTAAGAACAAGAGAACAGTCTAGCTAAAATGCCATAACTACATACAAAAGTAAGTCAAGCTCATTAAAACTGAAGACCTGAAGTAGTCTGCAGGTAGTTTTCTTCACAATTTATTATACTTTACAGTTATCTAAACAGTTTCAGATTCTGTTAGCATTGTTCAGCAGCTACTGTATAAAGTTCTAAATAACCTTTTTAAAATGAGGGCTTTAAGTCACCCATTTTAGTTCAGAAAGTAGATAGGAAGTGCAAAAAATACTTCACATTAAGTGAAACCTGTTAAGCAAAACCCCGCCATCACAGAAGTGCAGTTTACTGAATTTTCCTAACAGCATTCGTATTTCAGGTAAGCAACCAAAAATTTGGTACTTTCAGTAGGACAAGGCACTTGTCTCCAGTGTGAAGCAATGAAATGTATAAAAAGGgatgcagagcagaggctgggtgGATGCTTACTTTATACTGCAGAGTTCTGGGCTCGATCATTTCCAGAGGTCTTCCATTAACTTTAATGAGGCCATTCCCTCTCTTGCAGTGGGCAACAGCCGTTGCAGTTTTCTAAAAAATCCAAAGGTGTATTAGCACAGCGTTTTATTTTTCCACAAGCAGCATTTCAATTTCAACAATCGAGCAGTCCTAGTCTTATGCCCCAGACTAACACTATGCACTAAACAGTATCTCTCCCTACACCTCCAGGTATTATCACAGTGTTAAAACAGAATCTTAATAAAAGTTTCAGTGTTTGATTTATAGTTACAAGACTTAATTGTACACGAAGATAAGAGCCTTCCGTTCGACAACAATGTAGTTTTGTGGCTCGTTTTCTCTCAAGAGATTGGTACCGTGAATCATTCGAGACGCTGCATTCCATCCAACAGGGCGAACTTTACCTTCCCGTCACAACGTGCCCCTCAGATACCGGCAATGGTGAGCGAGGCCGCTGTGGATCGGGGCGACAGCGGCGGCCACCCCGTTAGACTCCGGTGAGAGGCCGCCCAGACGCACCCGCCAAGGGAGCAAAGCCTTCCCCACAGGCCCACGGCGCGCTGCCACGGCCCCGGAGCGGGACACGTGGGCTGCGCGGCGGGACTCCCCCCGCCCGCCGGCCCTCCCGCGGCCGAGCCCCGCCGCACGGCCCCGGCGAGGAGCTGCGGCCCAGACCCCCGAGCGCGAACGGCCCAAAGGCGCGGGCCAGCCCGGCAGCGAGGAGCAGATGGTGCAGGCCGCCACCCCGCGCCTCACCTTTCGTCCGAAGACCTGGACGCTCTGCAGGGGACCCTTGGCCGGCATGGCTGTTCCTGCAAGAGAGAGGGAGCGGCGTGagcgcgggcgggcggggacGCGGGCGAGCGCGGCCGGAGCGCCCCAACACTCACCCGTCCTTGGCGGCGGCTCCACGGAAAGGCCGTACGGGGCTTCCGGGCCTCAGATCAGGGGCGCCGCGCCGCAAAGCACAACGCCATCGCTTCCGGCAGCGCGACAGAGAGCACGGCCGGCTCCGCCCCGGCTGGCGCGCTTTGCGGCCCCGCGGCGGGCAGGCCCCGCCCGAGCTCGGCATGACCGCGGCAGGCGCGGCGGGAACCGCACACTGAGAGAGAGCCTGGGCGCGGAGAGCCTGGGCGCGGAGAGCCTGGGCGCGGAGAGCCTGGGCGCGGAGAGCCTGGGCGCGGAGAGCCTGGGCGCGGAGAGCCTGGGCACCCGCCAGGGGCCCGCTCCGCTGCTGACACCGCAGGGCGCTGTGCTGGGCCCCTGTCACAAAGCAGAACCCAGGTGGGCTTCTGATATAAGGAGAGCAAAATGCTGCCATGCCCGAAAGGCTCACAGTCACTCTTTGAACTTCCTAGAGATGCAACAATACAAACTCCATGGCCTTTATAATTTTGAACTCTGGTAAGCTGGAGAAGATGAAGCAGTAAGCCCTGTACTCGCGTCTAGCACTGCGCACTGACACATATTCAGAAACTGCCTCATGCCCACTTAAATACTTAGTGA
It encodes:
- the RPS16 gene encoding small ribosomal subunit protein uS9 → MPAKGPLQSVQVFGRKKTATAVAHCKRGNGLIKVNGRPLEMIEPRTLQYKLLEPVLLLGKERFAGVDIRVRVKGGGHVAQIYAIRQAISKALVAYYQKYVDEASKKEIKDILIQYDRTLLVADPRRCESKKFGGPGARARYQKSYR